One Coprothermobacter sp. genomic window carries:
- a CDS encoding type II secretion system protein GspE, whose protein sequence is MENRRSVGSILIARGYINEQALDGAISAQQHTNEPLLKILIDQGFINDDIKAQVLAEQWHMPFVDVMAEQIGSDVLAIVDQERAKRYGFVAFKREEGVVSIALSDPTNIELMDYLLATYGRETKFFVAPKNAIYGAIEKYYTVGNSIKEASSEAKTEIIAESGEEVSIEQLREMGQDAPVIRLVNTIITQAIVERASDIHVEPQKGHLRIRYRVDGILQEKQRLPRNIQPGVLSRFKIMANMDIAERRKPQDGRISLRIDNKAIDFRVSSLPTIFGEKIVLRILDKTSAMVPLENLGFLNDTLTLFNNVISQPYGMIIISGPTGAGKTTTLYSVLNRLNTAGKNIVTVEDPVEYQMDGINQVQVNVKADMTFANGLRSILRQDPNIVLIGEIRDGETAQIAIEAALTGHLVLSTLHTNDAPSVATRLIDMGIEPFLIASSLIGATAQRLARKICPECKEPYVPPASALEGLGLSTRGKLEDVTFYKGVGCPKCGGSGYRGRTGIHEMMKVDDELRRLILHKASARDISQAARSHGMRTLLEDALVKAREGIITLEEVLRVVSTVESD, encoded by the coding sequence GTGGAAAACAGACGGTCGGTAGGCAGCATCCTGATTGCACGGGGGTATATCAACGAGCAGGCTCTGGACGGAGCCATCTCTGCTCAGCAGCACACCAACGAACCGCTGCTCAAGATTCTCATCGATCAGGGGTTCATCAACGATGACATCAAGGCACAGGTCCTGGCAGAACAGTGGCACATGCCATTTGTGGACGTCATGGCGGAGCAGATCGGGTCGGACGTGCTGGCGATCGTGGACCAGGAGCGTGCCAAGCGCTACGGTTTCGTCGCGTTCAAGCGCGAGGAGGGCGTCGTCAGCATTGCACTCAGCGACCCCACCAACATCGAGCTGATGGACTACCTGCTCGCCACGTACGGGCGCGAGACGAAGTTCTTCGTCGCTCCCAAGAACGCGATCTACGGCGCCATCGAGAAGTACTACACGGTCGGCAACTCCATCAAGGAGGCCAGCTCGGAGGCGAAGACCGAGATCATCGCGGAAAGCGGCGAAGAGGTCAGCATCGAGCAGCTGCGCGAGATGGGTCAGGACGCTCCCGTCATCCGGCTGGTCAACACCATCATCACCCAGGCCATCGTCGAGCGTGCGTCGGATATCCACGTGGAACCGCAGAAGGGCCACCTGCGCATCCGCTACCGCGTCGACGGCATCCTGCAGGAAAAGCAGAGACTGCCGCGCAACATCCAGCCCGGCGTGCTCTCGCGGTTCAAGATCATGGCCAACATGGACATCGCCGAGCGGCGCAAGCCCCAGGACGGCCGTATCTCCCTGCGCATCGACAACAAGGCCATCGACTTCCGCGTCAGTTCCCTGCCCACCATCTTCGGCGAGAAGATCGTTCTGCGTATCCTGGACAAGACCAGTGCCATGGTGCCCCTCGAGAACCTTGGATTCCTGAATGATACGCTGACCCTCTTCAACAACGTCATCAGCCAGCCGTACGGGATGATCATCATTTCGGGTCCTACTGGCGCCGGCAAGACGACGACCCTGTACTCCGTGCTCAACCGTCTCAACACGGCCGGCAAGAACATCGTCACGGTGGAGGATCCGGTCGAATACCAGATGGACGGCATCAACCAGGTGCAGGTCAACGTCAAGGCCGACATGACCTTTGCCAACGGCCTGCGCAGTATCCTGCGTCAGGACCCGAACATCGTGCTCATCGGCGAGATCCGTGATGGCGAGACGGCGCAGATCGCCATCGAGGCCGCCCTGACCGGGCACCTCGTCCTGTCGACCCTGCACACCAACGATGCGCCCTCGGTCGCCACGCGACTGATCGACATGGGCATCGAGCCATTCCTCATCGCGTCGTCGCTCATCGGGGCTACGGCCCAGCGCCTGGCGCGCAAGATCTGCCCCGAGTGCAAGGAGCCCTATGTCCCGCCGGCCTCGGCCCTTGAGGGTCTGGGCCTCAGCACACGGGGCAAGCTGGAAGACGTCACGTTCTACAAGGGTGTCGGCTGTCCGAAATGCGGTGGTTCAGGCTACCGTGGACGTACCGGCATTCATGAGATGATGAAGGTGGACGACGAGCTGCGCCGCCTCATCCTTCACAAGGCCAGCGCGCGCGACATCTCTCAGGCCGCACGCAGCCATGGAATGCGCACTCTGCTCGAGGATGCCCTGGTCAAGGCCAGGGAAGGCATCATCACCCTCGAGGAGGTCCTGCGCGTGGTATCTACCGTCGAATCGGACTGA
- a CDS encoding type IV pili twitching motility protein PilT: MDLSTILKVATEKNATDIHLQVGLPPILRIQKKLVALGSEKLSPERVEELMFPIMNDHQKVLFKQSMEYDFSYGVKGLARFRINVFRQRETMAAALRKIPYEIPGMDTLGLPPATFTFPKLNRGFVLVTGPTGHGKSTTLASVIDRINQERQMHIVTLEDPIEYLFQHKQSIVVQRELGTDTQSFANALRSVLREDPDVILVGEMRDFETIGAALTAAETGHLVFATLHTNSAAQTIDRIVDVFPPYQQQQVKVQLANVLSAVMTQQLMVRKNGDGLVLACEVMLATSAIKNLIREGKTYQIQSVLQTSTAMGMMTMDQSLKALYERGVISYEDAIDHAYDPKELQRLLGRT; encoded by the coding sequence ATTGATCTTTCGACGATTCTGAAAGTCGCCACGGAAAAGAATGCCACCGACATCCATCTCCAGGTCGGTCTGCCCCCCATCCTGCGTATCCAGAAGAAGCTGGTGGCTCTCGGCAGCGAGAAACTCTCGCCCGAGCGTGTCGAGGAACTCATGTTCCCCATCATGAACGACCACCAGAAGGTGCTGTTCAAGCAGAGTATGGAGTACGACTTCAGCTATGGCGTCAAGGGGCTGGCGCGCTTCCGCATCAATGTGTTCCGTCAGCGCGAAACGATGGCGGCGGCCTTGCGCAAGATCCCCTACGAGATCCCCGGCATGGACACGCTGGGTCTGCCCCCAGCGACGTTCACGTTCCCAAAGCTCAACCGCGGGTTCGTCCTCGTGACCGGGCCGACCGGCCATGGCAAGTCCACGACCCTGGCCTCGGTCATCGACCGCATCAACCAGGAACGGCAGATGCACATTGTGACACTCGAGGACCCCATCGAGTACCTGTTCCAGCACAAGCAGAGCATCGTGGTCCAGCGCGAGCTGGGCACGGATACGCAGAGCTTCGCAAACGCCCTGCGCAGCGTCCTGCGCGAGGACCCGGACGTGATCCTGGTCGGTGAGATGCGCGACTTCGAGACCATCGGAGCCGCCCTGACCGCAGCGGAGACCGGGCACCTGGTGTTTGCGACACTGCACACCAACAGTGCGGCGCAGACCATCGACCGCATCGTGGACGTGTTCCCGCCGTACCAGCAGCAGCAGGTCAAGGTCCAGCTCGCCAACGTCCTGTCGGCGGTCATGACCCAGCAGCTCATGGTGCGCAAGAACGGCGACGGCCTGGTGCTCGCGTGCGAGGTGATGCTGGCGACTTCCGCCATCAAGAACCTTATCCGCGAGGGCAAGACCTACCAGATCCAGTCGGTCCTGCAGACCAGCACCGCGATGGGCATGATGACCATGGACCAGTCGCTCAAGGCCCTGTACGAGCGTGGTGTCATCAGCTACGAGGATGCGATAGACCACGCGTACGACCCCAAGGAACTCCAGCGCCTGCTGGGACGCACCTGA